A single Azospirillum sp. TSA2s DNA region contains:
- a CDS encoding tripartite tricarboxylate transporter TctB family protein: MSNPPAGSDRPGSSDDSGIAMPLTTKIANLVISVVLIAVAASAIAATSDFPKSMLAADVGAARFPIIHAGALILLCLILIANTLRTPTAPAANGQAPVGIAGYAGVALGMLATGACIAAMEQVGYGPATAVYMAVIMALMGQRSPVWNPVLAVGVTALVYGVFHYLLQVPLPVGSLFE; this comes from the coding sequence ATGAGCAACCCGCCCGCCGGGAGCGACCGCCCCGGCTCCAGCGACGATTCCGGCATCGCCATGCCGCTGACGACCAAGATCGCCAACCTGGTGATCTCCGTCGTTCTGATCGCGGTCGCCGCATCGGCCATCGCCGCGACATCCGATTTTCCGAAGAGCATGCTCGCCGCCGATGTCGGCGCCGCGCGCTTCCCCATCATCCATGCCGGCGCGCTGATCCTGCTGTGCCTGATCCTAATCGCCAACACCCTGCGTACACCCACCGCCCCCGCCGCCAATGGGCAGGCGCCGGTCGGCATTGCCGGCTATGCCGGCGTCGCGCTGGGGATGCTGGCGACCGGCGCCTGTATCGCCGCCATGGAGCAGGTCGGCTATGGCCCGGCCACCGCCGTCTACATGGCGGTCATCATGGCGCTGATGGGACAACGCAGCCCGGTGTGGAATCCGGTGCTGGCGGTCGGCGTGACCGCGCTGGTCTACGGCGTTTTCCATTACCTGCTGCAGGTGCCGCTGCCGGTGGGGAGCCTGTTCGAATGA
- a CDS encoding tripartite tricarboxylate transporter substrate binding protein: MKVTNRLSRRALTVGLSAGVLIAGAATLPGAAFAADYPTKPIELIVPYAAGGGTDLVARAFADAAKKHLPQSMGVVNKTGGGGAVGLTEIMAARPDGYKIGMGTVEITLLPHMGVARFTVDDFTPIARLNAEPSAITVKADAPWKTIEEFLDYAKANPGKVRIGNSGTGAIWHLAAEAMQEKTGTTFNHVPFDGANPAVTSLLGGHIEAVSVSPAEVSSQLAAGQLRMLAVMADQRQKAFPDVPTLKEKGIDLSVATWRGIVVPKKTPAAVVETLRTASKAAAEDQGFRDQLAKMNLTWAYADGPEFGQVMQKDNAFFKGLMTKLGMAK; the protein is encoded by the coding sequence ATGAAGGTTACCAATCGCCTTTCCCGCCGTGCACTGACGGTCGGCCTGTCCGCGGGCGTGCTGATTGCCGGAGCCGCGACCCTGCCCGGTGCGGCCTTTGCCGCCGACTATCCGACCAAGCCGATCGAGTTGATCGTCCCCTACGCCGCCGGCGGCGGCACCGACCTCGTCGCCCGCGCCTTCGCCGACGCGGCGAAGAAGCACCTGCCGCAGTCGATGGGCGTGGTCAACAAGACCGGCGGCGGCGGCGCCGTCGGCCTGACCGAGATCATGGCCGCCCGTCCCGACGGCTACAAGATCGGCATGGGCACGGTGGAGATCACCCTGCTGCCGCATATGGGTGTCGCCCGCTTCACCGTGGACGACTTCACGCCCATCGCCCGCCTGAATGCGGAGCCGAGCGCCATCACGGTCAAGGCCGACGCGCCCTGGAAGACGATCGAGGAGTTCCTGGACTACGCCAAGGCCAATCCCGGCAAGGTGCGCATCGGCAACTCCGGCACCGGCGCCATCTGGCACCTTGCGGCCGAAGCGATGCAGGAAAAGACCGGCACGACCTTCAACCATGTCCCCTTCGACGGCGCCAACCCGGCCGTCACCTCGCTGCTGGGCGGCCATATCGAGGCGGTTTCGGTCAGCCCGGCCGAGGTGTCGAGCCAGCTCGCCGCCGGCCAGTTGCGCATGCTGGCCGTCATGGCCGACCAGCGCCAGAAGGCCTTCCCCGACGTGCCCACGCTGAAGGAGAAGGGCATCGACCTGTCCGTCGCCACCTGGCGCGGCATCGTCGTGCCGAAGAAGACCCCGGCTGCGGTGGTCGAAACCCTGCGCACCGCCAGCAAGGCCGCGGCGGAGGACCAGGGCTTCCGTGACCAGCTGGCCAAGATGAACCTGACCTGGGCCTATGCCGACGGTCCGGAGTTCGGTCAGGTCATGCAAAAGGACAACGCCTTCTTCAAGGGCCTGATGACCAAGCTGGGCATGGCGAAGTAA
- a CDS encoding 2-dehydro-3-deoxy-6-phosphogalactonate aldolase — protein MTELSLSARVDAAFAALPLVAILRGLTPAEAVPAANALYDAGFRLIEVPLNSPDPFDSIEAIRRALPRDALVGAGTVLALDQVDRLAAIGADLVVMPHADTAIIRAAKSRSMICVPGVATATEAFAALAAGADALKLFPAEQITPPVVKALRAVVPHSVRLLPVGGITPDTMQPYRVAGAAGFGLGSALYSPGLPVADLAARAARFAQAWAEGTAVR, from the coding sequence ATGACAGAGCTTTCGCTTTCCGCCCGCGTCGACGCCGCCTTCGCCGCCCTGCCGCTGGTCGCGATCCTGCGCGGCCTCACTCCGGCGGAGGCTGTGCCTGCGGCCAATGCGCTCTATGACGCCGGCTTCCGGCTGATCGAGGTGCCGCTGAACTCGCCCGATCCGTTCGACAGCATCGAGGCCATCCGCCGCGCCCTGCCACGGGACGCGCTGGTTGGCGCCGGGACGGTCCTGGCGCTGGATCAGGTCGACCGGCTGGCCGCCATCGGCGCCGATCTGGTGGTCATGCCGCACGCGGACACCGCGATCATCCGCGCCGCCAAGTCGCGGTCGATGATCTGTGTTCCCGGCGTCGCCACCGCGACGGAGGCCTTTGCGGCGCTCGCCGCCGGCGCCGATGCGCTGAAGCTGTTCCCGGCGGAGCAGATCACCCCGCCGGTGGTGAAGGCTCTGCGCGCGGTGGTTCCGCACAGCGTGCGGCTGCTCCCCGTCGGCGGAATCACGCCCGATACCATGCAGCCTTACCGGGTTGCGGGTGCCGCCGGCTTCGGTCTTGGCTCCGCCCTCTACAGCCCGGGCTTGCCGGTTGCCGACTTGGCCGCCCGTGCGGCCCGCTTCGCACAGGCTTGGGCGGAAGGGACCGCCGTCCGCTGA
- a CDS encoding 2-dehydro-3-deoxygalactonokinase encodes MDRTVTSSAGTTSDRPALIALDWGTSSLRGFLLDGSARILAERSNGHGIQNLPQPGAAGFDAALTLLCGDWLDTHPTLPVVAGGMVGSAQGWVEAPYVTTPADATTLADQAAGVETAAGRQILIAPGVLHDPGTAIPDVMRGEEIQIAGALAENAGWARNACVAMPGTHSKWVQVADGRIAGFSTYMTGELFAVLKTHSLLGRLMPAGVDATPEDEEAAFAIGIRAAQSAGPGDLPHQLFATRTLGLTKRLPPEALAHYLSGLLIGHELRSGLALLAEMPAGTPLLLIGDPALCRRYNRGLAAFGTTPAAQLGNTAPRGLFQFAAAAGLLSSASATPSSIKSAP; translated from the coding sequence ATGGACCGCACCGTAACCTCCTCTGCCGGAACCACCTCCGACCGTCCCGCGCTGATCGCGCTGGATTGGGGCACGTCGAGCCTGCGCGGCTTCCTGCTGGACGGCTCCGCCCGCATTCTGGCCGAGCGGTCGAACGGACACGGCATTCAGAACCTGCCGCAGCCCGGCGCCGCGGGTTTCGATGCGGCATTGACCCTTCTGTGCGGCGACTGGCTGGACACCCACCCCACCCTGCCGGTGGTGGCCGGCGGCATGGTCGGCAGCGCCCAGGGCTGGGTCGAGGCGCCCTATGTCACCACGCCGGCCGACGCAACGACGCTGGCCGACCAGGCGGCAGGGGTCGAGACGGCGGCCGGCCGCCAGATCCTGATTGCGCCGGGCGTCCTGCATGATCCCGGCACCGCGATTCCCGACGTGATGCGGGGCGAGGAAATCCAGATCGCCGGAGCGCTGGCCGAGAATGCCGGTTGGGCGCGCAACGCCTGCGTCGCCATGCCCGGCACCCACTCCAAATGGGTCCAGGTCGCCGACGGCCGCATCGCCGGCTTCTCCACCTACATGACGGGTGAACTGTTCGCGGTCCTGAAGACGCACTCCCTGCTCGGCCGCCTGATGCCGGCCGGGGTCGACGCGACGCCGGAGGATGAGGAGGCGGCCTTCGCCATCGGCATCCGGGCGGCGCAATCGGCCGGGCCGGGCGACCTGCCGCACCAGCTGTTCGCCACCCGCACGCTGGGGCTGACCAAGCGCCTGCCGCCGGAAGCGCTGGCGCATTATCTGTCGGGCCTGCTGATCGGGCACGAGCTGCGGTCCGGACTGGCGCTTCTGGCAGAGATGCCGGCCGGCACGCCGCTGCTGCTGATCGGCGATCCGGCGCTTTGCCGCCGCTACAACCGCGGCCTCGCCGCCTTCGGCACCACGCCTGCCGCGCAGCTTGGCAATACCGCCCCCCGCGGCCTGTTCCAGTTCGCCGCGGCGGCCGGACTGCTGTCCTCCGCATCTGCCACGCCCTCCAGCATCAAGAGCGCACCATGA
- a CDS encoding IclR family transcriptional regulator, translating into MGAAMGATEQEAEAGRTQGTGTQTLLRGLALLECVADGIGDVKGITARLGTPRSTTNRMLTSLVAEGYLHHIPYKGYLLGPKLIQLGMKALEQRPLVAIARPHIEALAQATGDTVHLGVEENGEVFYLDKIPGTRGLEMRSRTGQRMPLASTGLGKALMLGMPPARWRVLHAMTCPAESPAGRPRPADLPVFEEQLNRYVAQGWAMDLEENELGIRCVAAPVRDGRNLVVAAVSVASAVPYMPDDRMATLGPLVRATAEAISKDLGWTAP; encoded by the coding sequence ATGGGCGCGGCGATGGGAGCGACAGAGCAGGAGGCTGAAGCCGGAAGGACCCAGGGCACCGGAACACAGACCTTGCTGCGCGGACTTGCGCTGCTGGAATGCGTGGCGGACGGCATCGGCGACGTGAAGGGCATCACAGCACGGCTCGGCACCCCGCGCAGCACCACCAACCGCATGCTCACCAGTCTGGTGGCGGAGGGCTATCTCCACCACATCCCCTACAAGGGCTACCTGCTGGGACCCAAGCTCATCCAACTCGGCATGAAGGCGCTGGAACAGCGCCCGCTGGTCGCCATCGCCCGCCCGCATATCGAGGCGCTGGCCCAGGCCACCGGCGACACCGTCCACCTCGGCGTCGAGGAGAATGGCGAGGTGTTCTACCTCGACAAGATTCCCGGTACCCGCGGGCTGGAAATGCGGTCGCGCACCGGACAGCGTATGCCGCTCGCCTCCACCGGACTGGGCAAGGCGCTGATGCTTGGGATGCCGCCGGCGCGCTGGCGGGTGCTCCATGCGATGACCTGTCCGGCAGAGTCGCCCGCCGGCCGCCCGCGTCCGGCGGACCTGCCGGTGTTCGAGGAACAACTGAACCGCTACGTCGCCCAGGGATGGGCGATGGATTTGGAAGAGAACGAACTCGGCATCCGCTGCGTCGCCGCACCGGTGCGCGACGGCCGGAATCTGGTGGTGGCGGCGGTCAGCGTCGCCAGCGCCGTCCCCTACATGCCTGACGACCGCATGGCGACGCTGGGCCCGCTGGTCCGCGCGACGGCGGAGGCAATTTCCAAGGATCTGGGATGGACCGCACCGTAA
- a CDS encoding ABC transporter substrate-binding protein: MRLTVLSFVSATALLAGFGTAQADIVIGLGTATTGPVAALGEQSVYGAKQAVADINAKGGVLGQKLVLKVGDDACDPRQAVAVANQFVRDQVTAVVGHLCSGASIPAADVYQEEGVVMVTPTATNPLLTAKGHPNIFRVCGRDDQQGVVAGNYLAEHFKGKNIAVLDDKQAYGKGLADVVVQTLEKAGGKVAYRGSVTAGEKDFSALITSLKDKNIDAVYYGGYHPELGLIVRQAQEQGLKPQFIAGDGLNNQEYWSITGPAGEGTLYTDSASAASDPKAQELIASFKKAGLPEPGNFAFYSYAAVQVIAEGLQKSGGTDSGKLAKALHANSFDTVVGPVEFDKKGDITKPNYVMYVWSNGQPKMIAQK, encoded by the coding sequence ATGCGTCTCACCGTCCTTTCCTTCGTCAGCGCGACGGCGCTGCTGGCCGGCTTCGGCACGGCGCAGGCCGACATCGTGATCGGACTCGGCACGGCGACCACGGGGCCGGTGGCGGCACTGGGTGAGCAGTCGGTGTATGGCGCCAAGCAGGCGGTCGCGGACATCAACGCCAAGGGCGGCGTGCTGGGCCAGAAGCTGGTGCTGAAGGTGGGCGACGACGCCTGCGACCCGCGGCAGGCGGTGGCCGTCGCCAACCAGTTCGTGCGCGATCAGGTTACCGCCGTGGTCGGCCATCTCTGCTCCGGCGCCAGCATCCCGGCGGCCGACGTCTACCAGGAGGAAGGCGTGGTGATGGTCACCCCGACCGCCACCAACCCGCTGCTGACCGCCAAAGGCCATCCGAACATCTTCCGCGTCTGCGGCCGTGACGACCAGCAGGGCGTGGTTGCCGGCAATTATCTGGCTGAGCACTTCAAGGGCAAGAACATCGCCGTGCTGGACGACAAGCAGGCCTATGGCAAGGGGCTGGCCGACGTCGTGGTGCAGACGCTGGAGAAGGCGGGTGGCAAGGTCGCCTATCGCGGGTCGGTGACGGCCGGCGAGAAGGACTTCTCGGCGCTGATCACCAGCCTGAAGGACAAGAACATCGATGCCGTCTATTACGGCGGCTACCATCCGGAACTGGGTCTGATCGTCCGTCAGGCGCAGGAGCAGGGGCTGAAGCCGCAGTTCATCGCCGGTGACGGCCTGAACAACCAGGAATACTGGTCGATCACCGGTCCGGCCGGCGAGGGCACGCTCTACACCGACAGCGCGTCGGCGGCCAGCGATCCCAAGGCGCAGGAACTGATCGCCTCCTTCAAGAAGGCCGGCCTGCCGGAGCCGGGCAACTTCGCCTTCTACAGCTATGCCGCGGTCCAGGTCATTGCCGAGGGCCTGCAGAAGTCCGGCGGCACCGACAGCGGGAAGCTGGCGAAGGCCCTGCACGCCAACAGCTTCGACACCGTTGTCGGCCCGGTGGAGTTCGACAAGAAGGGTGACATCACCAAGCCGAACTACGTCATGTATGTCTGGAGCAACGGCCAGCCCAAGATGATTGCCCAGAAGTAA